The window CCCGAAGACATCGCCCGTGTGCGTCAGGCATATCGTCTTCCGGAAGCATACGTCCTCCACGTCGGACGAATTGATCCCAAAAAAAACATTCCCCTTCTAATTGAAGCCTTTGCCCGCTTTCGTCAACAAACAGGCTTTCCTGGTACATTGGTCCTTGTTGGGGAACAATACAAAAAAAAGCCAGATCTAAGCATTTATGACAAAATCGCCTCACTTCAGCTGAATGATGCCGTCCAACTGCTCGGTCCTGTTCCGGACCAAGATTTGCCGGCTATCTATTCGGGGGCAACTGTTGCAGCCTTGCCTTCAGTGCATGAAGGGTTTGGGCTTGTTGCGCTGGAAGCCCTCTCGTGTGGGACTCCGTTGATTGTGAACCAGGCCGGCGCCGTAACCGAGGTTGTTGCAGATGCTGCGCTTATCATGGAAGAAAGCACCCCAGAATGTTTAGCGCAATTACTTGAACACGTTTGGCGTTCGCCCGATATTCGCGAATCTCTACGTCTTGCGGGACTCAAACGCGCTCAATCTTTTTCGTGGGAAAAAATGGCCCAGCAAACACTGGCCGTGTATGAGGCTGTTGGGAGACAACGATGAAAACGCAACAACGCGCACACACAAAAGAAGAAATCATTGCAACATACAATGCGATGTACACTCAACCAGGCAAATTACGCGACGCCGCAGCCTTGTATCGCTGGGTGCTTGACCTGCTATCACCTCAAAAAGGTGCACAACTCCTGGATGTCGCATGTGGTGAAGGGGTCCTTGTGCGCCTCGCAGAAGCTCGCGGGGTTCATGCAATCGGTATAGATGTTGCATGGCGCGCGGCCATCATTGCGCAACAAAGTACGTGCGGGCGCATTATAGTTGGCGAAGGAGAAGCACTACCCTTCCCAGACGCAACATTTGATTTTGTCACCAACTTAGGCAGTCTCGAACACTTCATTGATCCCGAACAAGGTGTACAAGAGATGCGGCGCGTGCTCAAACCTGGTGGAGTGGCTGCCGTTCTTCTTCCAAATAGTTATTACCTCGCCGACATTATCTGGCATGTGTGGCGTACTGGATATGGCCCCAATCATAAACAGCCACTCGAACGCTTTGCAACCTTCGGTGAGTGGCGCGATATGCTCGAAGCAGGTGGATTCCATGTTGAAAAAGGTCTGAAATACAATTTTTTGTTTCCACGTTCACGTGAAGATTGGCAATGGTATTTTCAACATCCACGCAAGTTTCTTTATCTGGCCGTAGCGCCTTTGATGCCGTTTCATCTTTCATACAGTTTTCTTTACATTTGCCGCGCCCTATGAAACGCCAACACGTTTTGAAGCGTTTTGCTTTCCCTTTTGTATCCCGCCAATCTCTGCGACGTATTGCGCAAGGATTTGTTCTCCTTGCCAGTCTGCTCTACCTCGCACATAACCTCCAGCCCTTACTGCAATATGGCTGGACATTTACGTGGCGCTGGTCGTTTTTGGCACTAGCATGGACATTCACATTTGCCGCAATCTGGCTAGGAGCCATTGGCTGGTGGCACATGTTACGTGCGCTCCTTCCTGCGCCACAAATTTCATTACTTCAAGCTGCGGACATCCACTTGAAATCTAACCTGGCCAAATACCTGCCAGGTTATGCCTGGCAACTGGTTGGCAAAGCGTATTTAGCGCGGGCGCAGGCTGTTCCGCCCAAAGTGTTGAGTTTTGCCATGACTCTGGAATTGGGCGCCATCCTAGGTTCAGGGGCTGTTTTGGCTGCCGGCACGAGTTTCTTCTATTCATTTCCATTGCCCACATCACTTCTTGTCTTCATTCGTGCGGTAGGAGGTATTGCCTTCATCCTCCTCATCACATTGCCTTTCTTGTGGTCGATTGTCTTACATAAATGGGAGATTCCCAACCTCTCCATGCAACGCTACTGGCTTGCCGTGCTTGCCATGGCGACAGGATGGCTTTGCTTTGGCATAGGTTTTTGGGCACTGGCAGCAACATTACAACCTGTTGCCTTGAATATGCTGCCTCATTTCATTTTCATAGTCGTTGGCGCGTTCTCAGTCAGCCTGGCTGTTTTATTCGTTCCAGGTGGTATTGGCGTGCGCGAAAGTGTCATCACCTTTTTACTCTCACCACTTTTAGGGGCTTCGGCTGCTGTCATGGTCGCAACACTTTCGCGCATTCTCCTCATAACTGGCGAATGCGTGGCTGTAGCCTCACTTCTTCCTTGGCGCTCGTCCAAAAGCACCTAATCCTCTTCCTCACCCATCAATACTCCTGGTAATACTCCGCATGTGGTATTGTTTTTGACACATAAAAACGATATAGTGTCAATACCCGTTGTTAACCAATTGATCTTTTTGAGGAGGTTTTCGCATGACTAAATTATCTCGTTTGCTGGCGCTCACGTTGGCGTTGGCGCTTGTGCTCGGCGTTGGGTATGCCGCCTATGCCGCTGGGCCTGCTGGTTCCTGGGCAAGCGGTATCGCCTGTGTCAACCTGGATAGCGCCAATGATGCTTCAATTACCCTGACGTTCTACCCACAAGATAGTGGTTCAGCCGCACTCAGCTACGCGGACACGATTCCTGCTGGTGCCAGCAAGAACTACTACACACCCTCTACGCCGCCAGGCGTTCCCAGTGGGTTCTTGGGGTCGGTTGTCGTTGCATCGAGCACTCCTGTTTCGTGCAGCGTGAATACGCAAAAGCAAAGCGCCGGCACCCAAAGCGACCCCTATCGCATTGGTACAAGTGCGGGCGTCTCAGAGGCCGAAGCCGCCCCCACGATGTACGCTCCACAAGTGATGAAAAACCTTGCTGGCTGGAATTCGTACATCGCCGTCCAGAACACAGATTCGGTTGATACCAGCGTGACAGTCACATACAAAGATGCCAATGGGAATACAGTCGCTGGTGCGACCGAAACCGTTACTATCCCGGCACAAAGCACCCACATCTTTTACCAGGACAGCAACGCTGGTCTGCCCAATAATTTCATTGGCGCGGCCACCATTTCGGCTGACAACGGCACATCGAAATTGGCCGTGGTGGTCAACTTCTACAACGACGGCTCCACCTCCAGCAAAGCACAACTGCACTCGTACAACGGCTTTGCCAGCGGCGCCAACACGCTCTATGTACCGCGCGTTGTACGCAACTTCTACGGCTACAACAGCGGTCTGAGTATCCAAAACATTGGCGCGAGCGACACAACGGTGAAAGTGACCTTCAACTTCGCGGGCAACACCTATACGTATACATCCGGCGCTATTGCACCTGGAGCCGCTCTCGCCATTTATGCACCCAATATGTCCGAGTTGAGCGGTGTGGACAGCCTGCCGCAAAGCCAGCGCTTTGGTAGCGCCGTGATCGAAGTGCTGTCGGGTGGTCCCGTTGTTGCGATCGTCAACGAAGATAATCGCGGTGGAGCGGGTGTCCCCGCCGAACGCGCTGGTCAGGGTTCGACGTACAATGCTATCCCCGCCGGCTCGGAAACGAACACGGTCTTCTTTGCCCAGATTGCACGTAACGCGGGTGGCGTCTTCTCGGGTGGTTTCCAAGTTGCCAACACCACGAGCACCAATGGGACTTGCAGCATCTCGTATGCGGGCGCTTCAGCCGCTGATGAAACCGGCGTCTCCTTGCCGGCAAATGGCTCGATTGCTCGCTATGCTCCCAGCGTCGCCAACCTGCCCGATGGCTTCAACGGTGCAGTAACGGTCACCTGTGATGTGCCAATCGTTGGTATCTCGAACTTGGCTGTCAATCCAGGTTCGGGGCGCTACGGTGACAGTTTCACCCAGGGCAACGGTCTCAACCAATAACCCTGTCACCGGTACCGACATGGCAACAGGCCACCCCGTAAACGGGGTGGCCTGTTGATTGTCAATCTCTTAAACTCATGCTATTGTCGCCGCTATGCACAAACCCCACACCAAAAAATAAATCGTCAAGGTGGCATATGCAACGACAATACAAACTTTCTAGCATTATTTGCATACTTTTTTTACTGATAGCATGTCAGGCAAAGACAACATCTGTCCCGACAAAAACAACCAGTAGTGAGCCACAAAATACGTTTGTTGTTCCCACACCCACACAAAAAACCGGCGTCGTTACGGGTCAATTACTGACACCTGGTCCTGGGGGACAACCCTACATCGCGACGCTCTATCTCGCAACATTTGTGTATCCGCAGGGGAACGCAGAAGCCCCGCCACTCATCTCATTTTCAGAAGAAACCTCCTTGCAAGGCGTACAGGATCCCACAACCGGCCGTTTCTATTTTGCTGATGTCCCCCCAGGAAAATACGCTATCATTATCTGGACGCCGGTTGTCAGTATGCCACTTCGCGATGCCGAATCGAACACAGAAATTACGTTTGAAGTCAAAGCCGGGGAAGTAACAGACTTGGGAGTCATTGCAATTCCATGAGTTGGTTGAAAAAGATATATCTGGATCCCGCAAGCCAACATGAAGAATCCTGGAAAACTGCTTTGGCACAACTGGCACAACGCCCAGGCATTCTTCTAGATTTAGGCGGGGGCACTCCTTTTCAAGGGTACATTCGCGCTGAGATGATTGGCCCCCAAACAGACTATTTTTCTCTCGATATTCGCGAATCGGCCGCGCCACACATTGTAGGCGATGTAATGTGTTTGCCCTTTCGAGATGAAAGTGTGGATAACATTCTTTGTAATGCTGTTTTGGAGCATATTCCCAATCCCCAACAGGCAATTGATGAAATGTACCGTGTGCTGAAACCTGGTGGCTCTGCTTACGTTGGTGTACCCTTCATTTACCCATATCATGACGATATTGATTATTTTCGCTTTTCCGATACAGCTTTGCAGCATATGTTTTCACATTTTCGGGATGTTCGTATTGAACCAATGGGCGATTATGTTTTCACGACCACACTTTTTTTGACCGGATTTACATTCCCCATCGCCATGCACCTTGGATGGCTCACAAACCCGCTCCGTTGGATATTGAAAACAAGCCAGCGCATCACTGGCACCTTCCAACGGCGCTATCAACGTGGCTTAACACGCAGTCCTGTGGGCTGGTACGTGTACGCCACAAAATAATCCTACCCCTCTTCCTCCGCTATCAGCGAGCGCCTGCGCGGCGCAACACGCGGATGCGGGAGCTCTACTTCAATGCGTAATCCCCCCTCAGGGACATTCGTCAACTTTAAGCGCCCACCTAAAAGCGCCACCCGCTCACTCATCCCCAATAACCCAAAATGCCCATCACGCGCTAATGCCGATAAGTCAAAATCCTCAGGCAAGCCTTGTCCATTGTCAGCAATCGTCAACAAAATTGTGCGCGGCGAGTTGTGGACCAACGTAATGTGCACTTCTGTTGCATCAGCATGCTTGCGGACGTTGCTCAAACTTTCCTGCACGATGCGGAAAATCGAAAGCTCAATATGCTCAGGCAAGCGCGCCACATCTTCACTGATTGCCAGTTTGACCAGAATCCCCGTTCGTTGGCTCCATTCACGCGCATAGGAGTGCAATGCCGCTCGTAATCCCAAACTGTCAATCGTTGGCGGGCGCAAATTGCTGCAAATGCGCCGCAACTCCTCTACCATGAAACGAATACCCTGACGAATGTCCTCCAATTCGGCAATCACGTAGGCTGGATTGTCCACATGCTCATCGAGTTCTTCCAACTGGTAGTTCAAACTCAGCAGGTCTTGAATGATTTGATCATGTAATTCGCGCGCCAGCCGCTTGCGCTCCTCTTCGCGCTCGGTGAGCAAACGCCGCTGCGCCGCTTGTAAAGCCGCGTTGGCCTCATCCAGCGCTTCAATTTGGCGCGCCAATTGCTCCACCAATTGCTGGTTGAGGGTGCCTTGCGCCGCCAGATTTTGTTCAAGTAACATCTGTTTGTGGCGCAACTGTTCAGCCTGCGCGCGCGCCTGATAATAACTGTCCAACGCCCAAATAGCGGGCGTCAACTCGTCTTTACGCGGCGCCCCAACCATTTCAGCCACAATTTCTTCACGTGTCGTCTCATCTGTGCGGTGCTCGGCAACGACTTCGCCCTCTCGCAAAGTAATAATGCGGTCAGTGACGGCAAACAGGTGTTCCAGGTTCTTACTGGCAAATAACACCGCCGCCCCCTGGCGTTGCCATTCCTGCACCAGTTGAAGCAAGCGTTGCTGATACGTATAACTCAACACACGCGTCGCTTCATCAATGTACACCAACCGTGCCGGCTCCAACAAAGCACGCGCAATGACCAACAATTGCCGCTGCTCGCTCGATAAATTCACCACAGGCTCATCGAGCGAGGGGAAAACCACCCCCAAACGCGCCAAAACCTCACGCGCACGGGCATGCATTTCCCACCGGTTCGGCAAGCGAAAGAGCCAAAGCCGCGCCCGCCGTCCTGCTTCGCGCCCCAAGAAGATATTACTGAGGACATCCAGTGAATCCACAACAAACGGCTCTTCAAACAACACCTCGATACCCAGCGCCGGCGCCTGAAAAGGGAACGTCAGAGGGCGTCCATCGAAGAGAAGAGTGCCACTTGTTGGCGCACTCACCCCCGCCAGAATATCAGCAAGCACGCTTTTCCCTGCGCCGCTCCGCCCCGCTATCCCAACAACTTCGCCAGGATACACATCAAACGAGACCCGTCGCAACGCCGCCAGCGAACCGAAGGTTTTGGTGAGCGCATGCACGCGCAAAATTGGTTCACGCATGGGGGTTCCCCACAGGTTTGGATCGTTATCGTCTATTGTACCCGGCCCACAAAACAGCAACAAGGCTCACAGTGAGCCTTGTTGTCGGCAAAAGGCGCTTGTTCAGCACAACAGATTTGCTTATCCAAGCCCTGATTGAGCGCGGTTTCGCCGTGAAATCGCATCAACAAGGACGGCAACTAACAGCACCAACCCCGTCACCACAAATTTGACGCCCGAACTGAGCCCCAGCAAGCCCATGCCGTTTTCCACGCTTGCAATGACCAGCGCCCCCAAAACCGCGCTGGACACACGCCCACTCCCACCAAACAGGCTTGTCCCGCCAATGACCGCCGCCGCAATCGCATTCAGCAACAAGTTTCCACCCCCTGCCGCCGTATCCACCGAACGCAATCGGGACGCCAGAATAATCCCGCCTAACGCCGCCATCACGCTCGACAACATGAAGACAATCACACGAATCCGCTCCACTGCAATCCCGGCACGCCGCGCCGCCTCTTTGTTCCCCCCGACGGCATACACGTATCGCCCAAACGGGGTCCGATTGGCAACGAATGAGAGAATCGCCAGGAAAACCAGCAATAACACGCCTACAAATGGTACGCCGCGATCTTGGTTGGCGACATAGACGGCGACCACCACTAGCCCCCCTAACCCCGCCAACTGCGCTAGCACAATCGGTAGCGGCGTCGTTGGCAAACCATGGCGCACACGCGTTTGCACATAGCGAATACGCATCAGGGCAAACCATGCAAAAGCCACAATCGCAATACTCCACCCCCACAGTGGCGGCAAAAAGTAATTGGCAATGCCAATCACCACTTTATCTTGAATAATGACCGTGCCGGCGCCGCCAATCATCATCAACACAACACCATTCCATGCCAACAACCCCGCCAATGTGACCACAAATGAAGGAACCTGGAAGCGCGTAATAATCAACCCCTGCAACAAGCCAATGCCGGCCGCCACCAATACCCCTGCGCCAATGGCGGCAAACCAAGGCCAAT of the Ardenticatena maritima genome contains:
- a CDS encoding class I SAM-dependent methyltransferase encodes the protein MKTQQRAHTKEEIIATYNAMYTQPGKLRDAAALYRWVLDLLSPQKGAQLLDVACGEGVLVRLAEARGVHAIGIDVAWRAAIIAQQSTCGRIIVGEGEALPFPDATFDFVTNLGSLEHFIDPEQGVQEMRRVLKPGGVAAVLLPNSYYLADIIWHVWRTGYGPNHKQPLERFATFGEWRDMLEAGGFHVEKGLKYNFLFPRSREDWQWYFQHPRKFLYLAVAPLMPFHLSYSFLYICRAL
- a CDS encoding class I SAM-dependent methyltransferase; amino-acid sequence: MSWLKKIYLDPASQHEESWKTALAQLAQRPGILLDLGGGTPFQGYIRAEMIGPQTDYFSLDIRESAAPHIVGDVMCLPFRDESVDNILCNAVLEHIPNPQQAIDEMYRVLKPGGSAYVGVPFIYPYHDDIDYFRFSDTALQHMFSHFRDVRIEPMGDYVFTTTLFLTGFTFPIAMHLGWLTNPLRWILKTSQRITGTFQRRYQRGLTRSPVGWYVYATK
- a CDS encoding glycosyltransferase family 4 protein, yielding MRIAIEALGIHFYGGGRTATINLLQALFALDTRNEYLLFLSQPEPDLLAPHVRQHIAPVKNRFAMRLWAQAMLPRLTRSCDLVHFVKNLGVFGLRVPFVVTVYDMTTLLYPELFPKLDVWYWRTIEKRTLWDAAKVIAISHQTARDIHHFYGLPLDRIEVIYPACGRHFQPASPEDIARVRQAYRLPEAYVLHVGRIDPKKNIPLLIEAFARFRQQTGFPGTLVLVGEQYKKKPDLSIYDKIASLQLNDAVQLLGPVPDQDLPAIYSGATVAALPSVHEGFGLVALEALSCGTPLIVNQAGAVTEVVADAALIMEESTPECLAQLLEHVWRSPDIRESLRLAGLKRAQSFSWEKMAQQTLAVYEAVGRQR
- a CDS encoding sugar ABC transporter permease; the protein is MTANERSPANGLMAAQPTLSVGDYLRTYFKRVSAGDLGSLPIVLGLIVIAVIFQSQNENFLTARNFVNLIVQMAGITTIAYGVVFVLLLGEIDLSIGYVSAVAAVTMTLLLKAPYNWPWFAAIGAGVLVAAGIGLLQGLIITRFQVPSFVVTLAGLLAWNGVVLMMIGGAGTVIIQDKVVIGIANYFLPPLWGWSIAIVAFAWFALMRIRYVQTRVRHGLPTTPLPIVLAQLAGLGGLVVVAVYVANQDRGVPFVGVLLLVFLAILSFVANRTPFGRYVYAVGGNKEAARRAGIAVERIRVIVFMLSSVMAALGGIILASRLRSVDTAAGGGNLLLNAIAAAVIGGTSLFGGSGRVSSAVLGALVIASVENGMGLLGLSSGVKFVVTGLVLLVAVLVDAISRRNRAQSGLG
- a CDS encoding peptidase associated/transthyretin-like domain-containing protein, with product MQRQYKLSSIICILFLLIACQAKTTSVPTKTTSSEPQNTFVVPTPTQKTGVVTGQLLTPGPGGQPYIATLYLATFVYPQGNAEAPPLISFSEETSLQGVQDPTTGRFYFADVPPGKYAIIIWTPVVSMPLRDAESNTEITFEVKAGEVTDLGVIAIP
- a CDS encoding ATP-binding cassette domain-containing protein, encoding MREPILRVHALTKTFGSLAALRRVSFDVYPGEVVGIAGRSGAGKSVLADILAGVSAPTSGTLLFDGRPLTFPFQAPALGIEVLFEEPFVVDSLDVLSNIFLGREAGRRARLWLFRLPNRWEMHARAREVLARLGVVFPSLDEPVVNLSSEQRQLLVIARALLEPARLVYIDEATRVLSYTYQQRLLQLVQEWQRQGAAVLFASKNLEHLFAVTDRIITLREGEVVAEHRTDETTREEIVAEMVGAPRKDELTPAIWALDSYYQARAQAEQLRHKQMLLEQNLAAQGTLNQQLVEQLARQIEALDEANAALQAAQRRLLTEREEERKRLARELHDQIIQDLLSLNYQLEELDEHVDNPAYVIAELEDIRQGIRFMVEELRRICSNLRPPTIDSLGLRAALHSYAREWSQRTGILVKLAISEDVARLPEHIELSIFRIVQESLSNVRKHADATEVHITLVHNSPRTILLTIADNGQGLPEDFDLSALARDGHFGLLGMSERVALLGGRLKLTNVPEGGLRIEVELPHPRVAPRRRSLIAEEEG
- a CDS encoding lysylphosphatidylglycerol synthase domain-containing protein, which translates into the protein MKRQHVLKRFAFPFVSRQSLRRIAQGFVLLASLLYLAHNLQPLLQYGWTFTWRWSFLALAWTFTFAAIWLGAIGWWHMLRALLPAPQISLLQAADIHLKSNLAKYLPGYAWQLVGKAYLARAQAVPPKVLSFAMTLELGAILGSGAVLAAGTSFFYSFPLPTSLLVFIRAVGGIAFILLITLPFLWSIVLHKWEIPNLSMQRYWLAVLAMATGWLCFGIGFWALAATLQPVALNMLPHFIFIVVGAFSVSLAVLFVPGGIGVRESVITFLLSPLLGASAAVMVATLSRILLITGECVAVASLLPWRSSKST